The following coding sequences are from one Achromobacter sp. B7 window:
- a CDS encoding GntP family permease, whose product MSSFDIQLLLTALVSVLVLVALIVSRIRMHPLLALLIVSIGVGFATGMSPVAIVKNLTDGAGKTLGAVGVVIALGAMLGKILADSGTTERLANAILRRTSVRLIPWAMTLVAFVIGIPMFFEVGLVVMLPLIFSVARKLESQERFKGSAYVYVGVPVIAALAAMHGMVPPHPGPLTAIATLKTTVGPTMIYGFLAALPAMVLGGPLYGAFITPRMTTRPDEALLEQFTVTPENGSAIAAPSVGLGVLAALLPALLMLVHALAEMLLPKDSSLMHVAAFLGNPLVAMLLGVLFAAVTLVFMRGGDAEKLRDGLGKSLKPIAGIMLIIAGGGAFQQVLTSAKVGDAIVHLTHQFAFPPLILGWLIAMLLSVSTGSATVGIVGAAGLLAPLAGADPTLNLPLLALSIGCGSLFFNYANHAGFWMVKESFGMTMGEATKTISVVQSIVAVVGLLMVLLFNMLPPLG is encoded by the coding sequence ATGTCTTCGTTTGACATTCAATTGCTGCTCACCGCCCTGGTGAGCGTCTTGGTGCTGGTCGCCCTCATCGTCTCGCGCATTCGCATGCATCCGCTGCTGGCGCTATTGATCGTTTCGATCGGTGTGGGTTTTGCAACGGGCATGTCGCCGGTTGCCATCGTTAAAAACCTGACCGACGGCGCCGGCAAAACGCTGGGCGCGGTGGGCGTGGTGATCGCGCTGGGTGCGATGCTGGGCAAGATCCTGGCGGATTCCGGCACGACGGAACGCCTGGCCAATGCCATCCTGCGGCGCACCTCGGTGCGCTTGATTCCCTGGGCGATGACGCTGGTGGCTTTCGTCATCGGCATTCCCATGTTCTTCGAAGTGGGCCTGGTCGTCATGCTGCCGCTGATCTTCAGCGTGGCGCGCAAGCTGGAAAGCCAGGAACGCTTCAAGGGCTCGGCTTACGTCTATGTGGGCGTGCCCGTTATTGCCGCGCTGGCCGCCATGCACGGCATGGTGCCGCCGCATCCCGGCCCGCTGACGGCCATCGCTACCCTGAAGACCACCGTGGGCCCCACGATGATCTACGGCTTTCTGGCCGCGCTGCCCGCGATGGTGCTGGGCGGCCCGCTATACGGGGCTTTCATCACGCCCCGCATGACAACGCGCCCCGACGAAGCCCTGTTGGAGCAATTCACCGTCACGCCGGAAAATGGCTCGGCTATCGCTGCGCCCAGTGTGGGCCTGGGCGTGCTGGCGGCGCTGCTGCCCGCGCTGTTGATGCTGGTGCATGCCCTGGCTGAAATGCTGTTGCCCAAGGATTCCAGCCTGATGCACGTGGCCGCCTTCCTGGGCAACCCGCTGGTGGCCATGCTGTTGGGCGTGCTGTTCGCCGCGGTCACGCTGGTCTTCATGCGCGGCGGCGACGCCGAAAAATTGCGCGACGGCCTGGGCAAAAGCCTGAAGCCCATCGCCGGCATCATGCTGATCATCGCGGGCGGCGGCGCCTTTCAGCAGGTGCTGACCAGCGCCAAGGTGGGCGATGCCATCGTGCACCTGACGCACCAGTTCGCCTTCCCGCCGCTGATCCTGGGCTGGCTGATCGCCATGCTGCTGTCGGTATCCACCGGCTCGGCAACCGTCGGCATCGTGGGCGCCGCCGGCCTGCTGGCTCCCCTGGCCGGCGCCGACCCCACGCTGAACCTGCCCCTGCTGGCGCTATCGATCGGCTGCGGCTCGCTGTTTTTCAACTACGCCAACCACGCCGGCTTCTGGATGGTGAAGGAGTCGTTCGGCATGACGATGGGCGAAGCGACAAAAACGATTTCGGTCGTGCAGTCGATCGTGGCGGTGGTGGGCTTGCTGATGGTGCTGCTGTTCAACATGCTGCCGCCGTTGGGATAG
- a CDS encoding ClpXP protease specificity-enhancing factor, protein MGETSTKPYLIRALHEWCTDNGYTPYITVQVDEHTMVPVAHVRDGQITLNVGTLATNRLVLGNEFIEFQARFSGVTENVYVPVGAVSAIYARETGAGMGFEVQPYEPPEAGAQGAVEPAAPEGSDAQSDAPTGDDGGNDDEPKRPRLTIVK, encoded by the coding sequence ATGGGTGAAACTTCGACCAAACCGTATCTGATCCGCGCACTGCACGAATGGTGCACCGACAACGGCTACACGCCGTACATCACCGTACAGGTCGATGAGCACACCATGGTGCCCGTCGCGCATGTGCGTGACGGTCAGATCACACTGAATGTCGGCACACTGGCCACCAACCGCTTGGTGCTGGGCAACGAATTCATCGAATTCCAAGCCCGCTTCAGCGGCGTGACCGAGAACGTCTACGTTCCCGTTGGCGCCGTCAGCGCCATCTACGCGCGCGAAACCGGCGCGGGCATGGGCTTTGAAGTGCAGCCCTATGAACCGCCGGAAGCCGGCGCCCAGGGCGCGGTGGAACCCGCCGCCCCAGAAGGCTCCGACGCCCAATCCGACGCCCCGACCGGCGACGACGGCGGCAACGACGACGAACCCAAGCGTCCGCGCCTGACCATCGTCAAATAG
- a CDS encoding glutathione S-transferase N-terminal domain-containing protein — protein sequence MMVLYSGTTCPFSQRCRFVLFEKGMDFEIRDIDLYNKPEDIAVMNPYGQVPILVERDLVLYESNIINEYIDERFPHPQLMPADPVMRARTRLFLYNFEKELFVHVSTLEDRSAKPDEKKLANARQNIRDRLAQLAPMLLKNKYMLGEEFSMLDVAVAPLLWRLDHYGIELPKNAAPLQKYAERIFSRPAYIEALTPSEKVMRR from the coding sequence ATGATGGTGCTCTATTCCGGAACCACGTGTCCGTTTTCGCAACGCTGCCGCTTCGTGTTGTTCGAAAAAGGTATGGACTTCGAGATCCGTGACATCGACCTGTACAACAAGCCCGAAGACATCGCGGTGATGAACCCGTACGGTCAAGTGCCCATCCTGGTCGAGCGCGACCTGGTTCTGTACGAGTCCAACATCATCAACGAGTACATCGACGAGCGCTTCCCGCATCCGCAACTGATGCCGGCCGACCCCGTCATGCGCGCCCGCACCCGCCTGTTCCTGTACAACTTCGAGAAAGAACTGTTCGTTCACGTCTCGACGCTGGAAGACCGCAGCGCCAAGCCCGACGAGAAGAAGCTGGCCAACGCGCGCCAGAACATTCGCGACCGTCTGGCCCAACTGGCCCCGATGCTGCTGAAGAACAAGTACATGCTGGGCGAGGAATTCTCGATGCTGGACGTGGCCGTGGCGCCGCTGCTGTGGCGCCTGGACCATTACGGCATTGAACTGCCCAAGAACGCTGCTCCGCTGCAAAAGTACGCCGAACGCATCTTCTCGCGCCCGGCCTACATCGAAGCGCTGACGCCTTCGGAAAAAGTGATGCGTCGTTAA
- a CDS encoding cytochrome c1, with the protein MIKKLIGAVALMLTCTTAFAAEGGFPLDKAPYRVNDMSSLQNGAKLFVNYCLNCHSASSMRYNKLKDIGLTDQQIKESLLFTGEKVGDMMTVAMSPKDAKKWFGTTPPDLSVIARAKSVNAGPSGADYIYTYLRTFYRDSSRATGWNNLVFPAVGMPHALWERQGPRELTTTAMHEVEVKDAKEGTPKTWERVTTVYDAQGFSTVKAEPVADYHGHATFDAKFKAANPAQVATYDNDVADLTAFMSWMAEPVQTFRVRLGVGVMLFLLLFFLVTWRLNASYWKHVR; encoded by the coding sequence ATGATCAAGAAGCTGATTGGTGCCGTGGCCTTGATGCTCACGTGCACCACCGCATTTGCCGCCGAAGGCGGTTTCCCGCTGGACAAGGCGCCGTACCGCGTCAACGACATGTCGTCGCTGCAAAACGGCGCCAAGTTGTTCGTCAACTACTGCTTGAACTGTCATAGCGCGTCCTCGATGCGCTACAACAAGCTCAAGGACATCGGGCTGACCGACCAGCAAATCAAGGAAAGCCTGCTGTTCACCGGCGAAAAGGTGGGCGACATGATGACGGTTGCCATGTCACCCAAGGACGCCAAGAAGTGGTTTGGCACGACGCCCCCGGACTTGTCCGTGATCGCTCGCGCCAAATCGGTCAACGCCGGCCCGTCCGGCGCCGACTACATCTACACCTACCTGCGCACCTTCTACCGCGACTCGTCGCGCGCGACCGGCTGGAACAACCTGGTTTTCCCGGCTGTTGGCATGCCCCACGCGCTCTGGGAACGCCAGGGTCCGCGCGAGCTGACCACCACGGCCATGCACGAAGTGGAAGTGAAGGATGCCAAGGAAGGCACTCCCAAAACCTGGGAACGCGTCACGACGGTGTACGATGCTCAAGGTTTTTCCACGGTCAAGGCCGAACCGGTAGCTGATTACCACGGCCATGCCACCTTTGATGCCAAATTTAAGGCCGCCAACCCGGCCCAAGTCGCAACATACGACAACGACGTCGCAGACCTGACCGCGTTCATGTCCTGGATGGCAGAGCCCGTCCAGACTTTCCGCGTCCGTCTCGGCGTTGGCGTCATGTTGTTCCTGCTGTTGTTCTTCCTGGTTACGTGGCGCTTGAACGCCTCGTACTGGAAACACGTGCGCTAA
- a CDS encoding cytochrome bc complex cytochrome b subunit, producing the protein MAGEKTVETTGLLGWLDRRFPVTSTWKAHLSEYYAPKNFNFWYFFGSLALLVLVLQIVTGIFLVMHYKPDAERAFQSVEYIMREVPWGWLVRYMHSTGASMFFVVVYLHMLRGLLYGSYRKPRELVWIFGVAIFLCLMAEAFFGYLLPWGQMSYWGAQVIVNLFAAIPFIGPELSIWIRGDYVVSDATLNRFFAFHVIAIPLVLVGLVAAHLVALHEVGSNNPDGIEIKQGPKDKYGRPKDGIPFHPFYSVHDLMGVAGFLLVFAFIVFFAPEMGGYFLEFNNFIPADSLKTPPHIAPVWYFTPFYSMLRATTDEFTWVLAGASVLGALVLLFKSNMRGILRFVVPGILIVVAVLLRVIDAKFWGVVAMGGTVVILFFLPWLDHSPVKSIRYRPTWHKWIYGIFMVNFLVLGYIGTQPPSPPLNITSQIGTLLYLAFFFLMPVWSRLGTFKQVPERVTFHAH; encoded by the coding sequence ATGGCTGGCGAGAAAACCGTCGAGACAACAGGCCTGTTGGGGTGGCTGGACCGGCGTTTTCCGGTGACATCCACCTGGAAAGCCCATCTGTCCGAATACTACGCACCAAAGAATTTCAACTTTTGGTATTTCTTTGGCTCTCTGGCCTTATTGGTCCTGGTGCTGCAGATCGTGACCGGCATTTTCCTGGTCATGCATTACAAGCCGGACGCCGAACGCGCGTTCCAATCCGTCGAATACATCATGCGCGAAGTCCCATGGGGCTGGCTCGTGCGCTATATGCATTCGACCGGCGCATCGATGTTCTTCGTTGTCGTCTACCTGCATATGTTGCGCGGGCTGCTTTACGGTTCGTACCGCAAGCCGCGCGAACTCGTGTGGATTTTCGGCGTGGCGATTTTCCTCTGTCTGATGGCGGAAGCCTTCTTCGGTTATTTGCTGCCGTGGGGCCAGATGTCGTACTGGGGTGCTCAGGTGATCGTTAACCTGTTCGCCGCCATTCCGTTCATCGGCCCCGAGCTGTCGATCTGGATTCGCGGCGACTACGTCGTGTCGGACGCCACCTTGAACCGCTTCTTTGCCTTCCACGTCATCGCGATTCCGCTGGTGCTGGTCGGCCTGGTCGCGGCTCACCTGGTTGCGCTGCACGAAGTCGGCTCGAACAACCCGGACGGCATCGAGATCAAGCAGGGCCCGAAAGACAAGTACGGCCGGCCCAAGGATGGCATTCCGTTCCACCCGTTCTATTCGGTGCATGACCTGATGGGCGTGGCGGGCTTCTTGCTCGTGTTTGCGTTCATCGTGTTCTTCGCGCCGGAAATGGGCGGCTACTTCCTCGAGTTCAACAACTTCATTCCTGCTGACTCGCTGAAGACACCTCCGCACATCGCACCGGTCTGGTACTTCACGCCGTTCTACTCGATGCTGCGTGCCACCACCGACGAATTCACGTGGGTGCTGGCAGGTGCATCGGTGCTGGGTGCGCTGGTATTGCTGTTCAAGAGCAATATGCGCGGCATCCTGCGCTTTGTGGTCCCGGGCATCCTGATCGTCGTGGCCGTGCTGTTGCGCGTGATCGATGCCAAGTTCTGGGGCGTGGTCGCCATGGGTGGCACCGTCGTCATCCTGTTCTTCCTGCCCTGGCTGGACCATTCCCCGGTCAAGTCGATCCGCTACCGCCCCACGTGGCACAAGTGGATCTACGGCATCTTCATGGTCAACTTCCTGGTGCTCGGCTACATCGGTACGCAGCCGCCCAGTCCGCCGTTGAACATCACGTCGCAGATCGGCACGCTGCTGTACCTGGCATTTTTCTTCCTGATGCCGGTCTGGAGCCGCCTTGGCACCTTCAAGCAAGTGCCCGAGCGCGTTACGTTCCACGCCCACTGA
- the petA gene encoding ubiquinol-cytochrome c reductase iron-sulfur subunit, with translation MSQDTLVHDDDGAVDPNLPPDPSRRFWVTTACAVGGVAGVATAVPLVSTFSPSDKARAAGAPVEVDIGDIPVGTMKTVEWRGKPVWIIHRSPEQLAALKTLDPLLADPESKRPGFTPKYAENEARSRKPEIFVCVGICTHLGCSPTSHFETGGGGGMGANWQGGFLCPCHGSTFDLAGRVYKNKPAPDNLEVPPYQYLSDTRIIVGVDEDNKA, from the coding sequence ATGAGTCAGGATACGCTGGTACACGATGATGACGGTGCGGTTGATCCCAACCTGCCACCTGATCCTTCGCGACGTTTCTGGGTTACCACCGCCTGTGCTGTGGGTGGCGTAGCAGGTGTCGCAACGGCAGTGCCGCTTGTGAGCACGTTTTCTCCCTCTGACAAGGCCCGCGCGGCCGGGGCCCCCGTTGAAGTGGATATCGGCGATATACCCGTCGGCACCATGAAAACCGTGGAATGGCGTGGGAAGCCGGTGTGGATCATTCACCGTTCTCCCGAACAGCTCGCCGCCCTCAAGACGCTAGACCCTTTACTGGCCGATCCTGAATCCAAGCGGCCTGGCTTCACTCCCAAATACGCCGAAAACGAGGCTCGCTCGCGCAAGCCCGAGATCTTCGTTTGCGTCGGCATCTGTACCCACTTGGGCTGCTCGCCTACCTCGCACTTTGAAACGGGCGGCGGTGGCGGCATGGGCGCCAACTGGCAAGGCGGATTCCTCTGCCCCTGCCACGGCTCTACGTTCGATCTGGCTGGCCGGGTCTACAAGAACAAGCCTGCTCCCGATAATCTCGAAGTACCGCCCTACCAGTATCTGAGCGACACCCGCATCATTGTGGGCGTCGATGAAGACAACAAGGCCTGA
- the mscL gene encoding large conductance mechanosensitive channel protein MscL — MSKKTGFIKEFRDFAVKGNAVDLAVGVIIGAAFGRIVDSMVKDIIMPLVNFILGGAVDFSNKFFVLSMPAGYNGPMTYADLTKAGATVFAWGNFVTILINFVLLAFVIFWMVKAIYKARTKAEEAPAAPAATPEDVALLREIRDLLKK, encoded by the coding sequence ATGAGCAAAAAGACTGGTTTCATCAAAGAATTCCGAGATTTCGCTGTAAAAGGCAACGCCGTTGACCTGGCGGTTGGTGTGATCATCGGCGCGGCGTTCGGCAGGATCGTCGATTCCATGGTGAAAGACATCATCATGCCCCTGGTGAATTTCATACTGGGTGGCGCAGTCGATTTTTCGAACAAATTCTTTGTGCTGTCGATGCCTGCCGGCTACAACGGCCCGATGACGTATGCCGACCTGACCAAGGCGGGCGCCACCGTGTTTGCGTGGGGCAACTTCGTGACGATCCTCATCAACTTCGTGTTGTTGGCGTTTGTGATTTTCTGGATGGTCAAGGCCATCTACAAGGCCCGCACCAAGGCCGAGGAAGCACCGGCCGCGCCGGCCGCAACGCCCGAAGACGTGGCGCTGCTTCGCGAAATTCGCGACCTGCTCAAGAAATAA
- a CDS encoding Nif3-like dinuclear metal center hexameric protein: MKKVDSHVLASWLDDTLQAARFKDYCPNGLQVEGRSEVGHIITGVTASEALLRAAVERGADAVLVHHGWMWRNEDRRIIGTRRTRMALALKNDLNLYAYHLPLDAHPTLGNNAQLARVLGLAPARRDDGSPRTCGQDNLVWLGEAAGVQTLGQLGERVAERLGRQPLVVGDPAQPLSTVAWCTGGAQGMLADAVDAGATAYITGEVSESTVHLARETGVGFIAAGHHATERYGAQALGQAVAEHFGIKVEFIDLDNPA, encoded by the coding sequence ATGAAAAAAGTGGACTCCCACGTGCTGGCCAGCTGGCTGGACGACACCCTGCAAGCCGCGCGCTTCAAGGACTACTGTCCGAACGGTTTGCAGGTGGAGGGCCGATCCGAAGTCGGACACATTATCACCGGTGTCACCGCCAGCGAAGCGTTACTGCGCGCGGCGGTTGAACGGGGCGCTGACGCGGTGCTCGTGCATCACGGCTGGATGTGGCGCAACGAAGACCGGCGCATTATCGGCACGCGCCGCACGCGCATGGCGCTGGCGCTGAAGAACGACCTGAACCTGTACGCCTACCATTTGCCGCTGGACGCGCACCCCACGCTGGGCAACAACGCACAGCTGGCCCGCGTGCTGGGCCTGGCGCCCGCGCGCCGCGACGATGGGTCGCCGCGCACCTGCGGGCAAGACAATCTGGTCTGGTTGGGCGAGGCCGCCGGCGTGCAAACGCTGGGGCAGTTGGGCGAACGCGTGGCTGAACGTCTGGGCAGGCAACCGCTGGTCGTGGGCGACCCCGCTCAGCCCTTGTCCACCGTGGCCTGGTGCACGGGCGGCGCGCAAGGCATGCTGGCAGACGCGGTGGATGCCGGCGCCACCGCCTACATTACCGGCGAAGTGTCCGAGTCCACCGTGCACTTGGCGCGCGAGACCGGCGTGGGCTTCATTGCCGCGGGTCACCACGCCACCGAACGATACGGCGCACAGGCGCTGGGTCAGGCAGTGGCCGAGCACTTCGGCATCAAGGTCGAATTCATCGACCTTGATAACCCGGCATAA
- a CDS encoding trypsin-like peptidase domain-containing protein, producing MRRYWLIFAQAVTVCLAILFVVTTLRPDLLRLAGPGAATPAAAASARPPAGTGVGPVSYADGVARAAPSVVNVYTTKHVNVPLVPLPDDPVLRQLFGQVPGMSRRQATTSLGSGVIVSQDGHVLTNYHVVQAADAIEVALADGRRDAAKVVGADPDTDLAVLKLSSLRTLPVATLAADRGLRVGDVVLAIGNPFGVGQTTTQGIVSALGRNGLGLNTYENFIQTDAAINPGNSGGALVDAQGNLVGINTAIYSESGGSMGIGFATPVEIARKVMDDIVKTGSVKRGWLGVEPQDVTPELARAFELKGDTRGVIIAGVMRDGPAARGGLRVGDIVQSVNGKRMADTSQLLSEIAQLPPGQRATLGVLRAGKPVEVAVVVGTRPGKPR from the coding sequence ATGCGCCGATATTGGCTGATATTTGCTCAGGCCGTCACGGTCTGCCTGGCTATTCTATTCGTGGTCACGACCCTGCGGCCCGACCTGCTGCGCCTTGCCGGCCCAGGCGCGGCCACGCCCGCCGCCGCGGCGTCCGCCCGGCCGCCGGCCGGCACGGGCGTGGGGCCGGTGTCGTACGCCGATGGCGTGGCGCGCGCGGCACCGTCCGTGGTGAACGTGTACACGACCAAGCACGTCAATGTGCCGTTGGTGCCGCTGCCCGATGATCCCGTGCTGCGCCAGCTGTTCGGGCAAGTGCCCGGCATGAGTCGGCGGCAGGCCACGACCAGCCTGGGGTCGGGCGTTATCGTCAGCCAGGACGGCCATGTGCTGACGAATTATCACGTCGTGCAGGCGGCGGACGCGATCGAGGTGGCGCTGGCCGACGGCCGGCGCGATGCGGCAAAAGTGGTGGGCGCAGACCCGGACACGGACCTGGCGGTGCTGAAGCTGAGTTCGTTGCGCACTTTGCCGGTGGCCACGCTGGCCGCTGACCGGGGCTTGCGCGTGGGCGATGTGGTGCTGGCGATAGGCAACCCGTTTGGCGTGGGCCAGACCACCACGCAAGGCATCGTGTCGGCGTTGGGACGCAACGGGCTGGGACTGAACACGTACGAAAACTTCATCCAGACCGATGCCGCCATCAACCCCGGCAATTCGGGCGGTGCGCTGGTGGACGCGCAGGGCAATCTGGTGGGGATCAACACGGCGATCTATTCGGAATCGGGCGGGTCGATGGGCATCGGCTTTGCCACGCCGGTGGAGATTGCGCGCAAGGTCATGGACGACATCGTCAAGACGGGCTCGGTCAAGCGGGGCTGGCTGGGCGTGGAACCGCAGGACGTGACGCCGGAGCTGGCGCGCGCGTTTGAGCTCAAGGGTGACACGCGCGGCGTCATCATTGCCGGCGTGATGCGCGATGGACCGGCCGCGCGCGGTGGCTTGCGCGTGGGCGATATCGTGCAATCGGTCAATGGCAAGCGCATGGCGGACACGTCGCAGTTGTTGTCGGAGATTGCGCAGCTGCCGCCCGGCCAGCGCGCCACGCTGGGCGTGTTGCGCGCGGGCAAGCCCGTCGAGGTGGCCGTGGTTGTGGGCACCCGGCCGGGCAAGCCGCGATAG
- a CDS encoding helix-turn-helix domain-containing protein — MSPAQRLRALMRWRGIHSQNQLARLSGVPQSCIHRILTRGEHYSPSRTTLLRLAKALDTSVPWLTDGVLGPTESGTSGMPPGYGSQPPVMPKSCKPVVDGYCAEIGAILQHQPDTTKRAVLSVVRLLAQKSRSD; from the coding sequence ATGTCGCCTGCTCAAAGGCTACGCGCCCTGATGCGGTGGCGTGGCATCCATAGTCAAAACCAGTTGGCGCGCCTTTCCGGCGTGCCGCAGTCCTGTATCCATCGGATCCTTACGCGTGGGGAACACTACTCGCCGTCTCGCACCACGCTGCTGCGTCTGGCCAAAGCGCTGGACACCAGCGTGCCGTGGCTGACCGACGGCGTGTTGGGTCCCACGGAATCGGGCACCAGCGGCATGCCGCCGGGGTACGGCTCGCAGCCGCCCGTGATGCCGAAGTCGTGCAAGCCCGTGGTCGACGGCTACTGCGCTGAAATCGGCGCCATCCTGCAACACCAGCCCGACACCACAAAGCGGGCCGTGCTGTCGGTGGTTCGACTATTGGCCCAAAAGTCGCGCAGTGACTAG
- the tatC gene encoding twin-arginine translocase subunit TatC encodes MTQDASQEEGQQETFISHLVELRTRLLRAVGAVVAVFIVLFIYPGASAIYDVLAAPMLASLPEGTRMIATGVITPFMVPVKVTMMAAFIVALPVVLYQAWAFVAPGLYRHEKRLALPLIVSSTFLFIAGMAFCYFVVFRTVFHFIATFAPQSITPAPDIEAYLSFVMTMFMAFGITFEVPVAVVLLVKMGIVELSKLRSARGYVVVGAFIIAAVVTPPDVVSQFMLAVPLCLLYEVGLICARMVQPKPGAADDAVSDSLTERH; translated from the coding sequence GTGACCCAGGACGCCTCCCAAGAAGAAGGCCAGCAAGAGACCTTCATCTCTCACCTGGTCGAATTGCGAACCCGCCTGTTGCGCGCCGTGGGCGCCGTCGTGGCCGTGTTCATCGTGCTGTTCATCTACCCCGGCGCATCGGCCATCTATGACGTGCTGGCCGCGCCGATGCTGGCCTCGCTGCCCGAAGGCACGCGCATGATCGCCACGGGCGTCATCACGCCGTTCATGGTGCCCGTCAAGGTCACCATGATGGCCGCCTTCATCGTGGCGCTGCCCGTGGTGCTGTACCAGGCGTGGGCTTTCGTGGCACCCGGTCTGTACCGCCACGAAAAGCGCCTGGCGCTGCCGCTAATCGTCTCCAGCACGTTCCTGTTCATCGCGGGCATGGCGTTCTGCTACTTCGTCGTGTTCCGCACGGTGTTCCATTTCATCGCCACGTTCGCGCCGCAGTCCATCACCCCGGCGCCGGACATCGAGGCCTACCTGAGCTTCGTCATGACGATGTTCATGGCGTTCGGCATCACGTTCGAAGTGCCCGTGGCCGTGGTGTTGCTGGTCAAGATGGGCATCGTTGAACTGTCCAAGCTGCGGTCCGCGCGCGGTTACGTGGTGGTCGGCGCCTTCATCATCGCGGCGGTGGTCACGCCGCCGGACGTGGTCAGCCAGTTCATGCTGGCCGTGCCGCTTTGCCTGCTTTACGAAGTGGGGCTGATCTGCGCACGCATGGTGCAGCCCAAGCCGGGCGCCGCCGACGACGCCGTGTCCGATTCGCTGACCGAACGCCACTGA